The genomic window TTTATTATTTAACAAAGCTAAAATTCTATCCAATGGGAATCATTGAATGGGATCATTGAATGGGATCATTGATGCCATTTAATTTAGATAGCTTTATGTCAAAAATGTCAAATTAATCGATGAAAGTAAAAAGCCCCTGAAAGTTAGAGGCGAGGTCAAAACAATACAGAAGAGATAGCTATCAATTTACATGCTTTAATGAAAAAAGTAAGCCATGTTGGCGAATTTGTGCAGCTTCTTCAGCTTTATGTTGTTTATCTAAAGCATCAGCAAGCCAAGCAAAGTCGTGAGCATCAGGGCGTTGTGCTAAAGCAGACTTAAGGTATTTTTCCGCTTCTTGCCATTCAGCATGCTGTAATGCAAGTTGACCTAACGTACTATTTAGTAAGGGAGTGGCACCATTTGACTGTTTTATTAGATTGTGCAGGATTTTATTCATTGCTTTGCTATCGCTGATTTGTAAACGAGGGACCAGCAATAAAAGATGTTCATCATATTGCTGTTTTAGTCCATCAGTAATAATTTTTTCAGCTGCTTCACTATCGTCACATTCAATAAGGCGAGCAGCCACGATCGATTGTAGTACCGGATCATGACGTATTTTACGTCCTTGAGACCGCCACCAATCTTTTAGATTTTCGCTGCCACCTTCAGCCGTATATTGATTAATCAAACCTTTATAGGCATCTTTGCGTAATTTATCGATCTCTTCTGCACTATATAACTTTTCTTTTTGCATAATAGGCAAAAGTTCAATAAGCGCTTGATAAGCCCCGGACCGCTGATAGGCTTGTTCTGCCATTCTTAAGACTTCAGGGTGGCGCGGTGCCTGATCCAGTAATTTGTCGACACCGTGACGTGCTGCGTAAATTTTATCTTCGGCAAGTTGTATACGGACGCGCGTAATATCAACAGGAAGTT from Arsenophonus sp. aPb includes these protein-coding regions:
- the hemY gene encoding protoheme IX biogenesis protein HemY, encoding MIKVLILFIVLIAGIIIGPIVAGHQGYVLIQTNNYDIETSVTGLIICFIILQFIFCFLGWCYRRIRGTTSFTHNWLKGRKYHKAHNQTQKALLKLVEGDFSQVEKLLTRHADYAEQPVVNYLLAAEAAQQRGDEYRTNQYLERAAEVAGNHQLPVDITRVRIQLAEDKIYAARHGVDKLLDQAPRHPEVLRMAEQAYQRSGAYQALIELLPIMQKEKLYSAEEIDKLRKDAYKGLINQYTAEGGSENLKDWWRSQGRKIRHDPVLQSIVAARLIECDDSEAAEKIITDGLKQQYDEHLLLLVPRLQISDSKAMNKILHNLIKQSNGATPLLNSTLGQLALQHAEWQEAEKYLKSALAQRPDAHDFAWLADALDKQHKAEEAAQIRQHGLLFSLKHVN